From the Kallotenue papyrolyticum genome, the window CGTTCGGCCACATGGCCCTCACCGGCTGCCAGTACCGTGGCGGCGCCCAGGCGCTGCGCCAGCTCCAGCCGCGCGGCATGCAGATCAATCCCGATCACCTCCGCGCCCGAGAGGCGCGCCAGTTGCGCGGCGAGCTGCCCGACCACGCCCAGCCCGAAGACGGCGACGGTCTCGCCCAAGTTGATTTGGGCATCCAGAATGCCGTTGAGCGCGATCGCGCCGATGCGCGCAAACACGCCCAGGATCGGCTCGATCTGCGCCGGCAGGCGATGGGTACGCGCGTGTTCGGCGCTGAGGACGGCGTGGCTGCGGTGCCCCCAGGCGCCATAGACGCGCTGGCCGATCGCTACATCGCCGACCGCGCTGCCGACGGCAATCACCGCGCCGACCTCTTCGTAGCCCCAGCCTGCCAGCGGATAGGCGAAGTGCGGCGCTCCATCGGCGACGAACAGCCGTCGGTGCGCATCCCAGCGTTTGTGGAGGTAGGGATTGCTACCCCGGTAGGCGGTCAGCTCCGTGCCGGTGCTGATGCCGGAGAACAGGGTCCGCACCAGCACATCGTGTGCCTGGAGCGCGGGCAGGGGTTCAGCGCTGAAGCTGATCACGCCCGGCGCCTGGATCACAAGAACGCGACTCATGTTCTGCTCCACCTGCGCTGTTGCAGGCAAGCATACGCCCGCTGGAGCCGATTGCGCAAGCCGGAGATGTTGTCAGCCGCGCGGCTGCAGAAGGCTGCCAGGGCTGCGCGCATGCCCAAAGGCTGCTATACTGAGGACATCGGCGCAGCGTTCAGAAATGGATCGACGCATGACATCCGATCACGACACCGTGTCCACCGCCTTGCCGCGTCGTCATGAGGCGTGGGAGTTTGCCAAGGCCTGGATCGGCACCGCACTGGCTTTTGCGATCCTGTTCAGCGGCAGGAATCGTACCGACCTCGACTGGTATCTGTCTGCAGGGTTTTTCAGGTTGTTCCTGCTGGCGGCGCTGACCGCCGGCGTGGGCGTGATCCTGCACGAGCTGGCGCATCGCGTGGTGGCGCGTCACTTCGGCGCGCGCGCGCATTTCATCGCCAACGACGGCATGCTGCTGATCGCGATCCTGATCGCCTTCACCGGTTTTCTCTTCGCCGCGCCCGGCGCGGTCTGGCACGAGGGCTATCTGACGCGTCGCCAGGTCGGCCTGATCGCCGCTGCCGGACCGATCACCAACATGCTGCTGGCGCTGCTGTGCGTGGGCTTGATGATCCTCACCGGCGCGTTCGTGTCCGAGTTGGTGTTTACCGGGCTGTTACTGGGCTATTCGATCAACGCGCTGCTGGGGATCTTCAACCTGCTGCCCTTCGGGCCGCTGGATGGCGCCAAGGTGCTGCAATGGAGCGGAGTGGCGCTGGCGGTGTTGTTTGCCGCGGCAGCCGGTATCGCCTTTGGCTTGCCGCGCCTCCTGCCGGGGTTGCCCACCATCTTCTAAGGGCCTAGCTGTCGACCGCCTGTCAGCCGCATGTCAGGCCGCCGGCGGCCGGTGAGCGACGAGGGTTGGTATAATCGCGGCATGCATAGCTGGTTGACGCTGCTGCATGTCGCGCTGGGCGCGCCGCTGATCTTCTATCTGCCCGGCTATCTGCTCGAACGTTGCTGGCTGGGCGCTGCCGCGCCGCTCGTCGGCCTCGAGCGGCAGGTCGGTCGCATCGTAGTCAGTGGGTTGCTCAGCGGCTGGCTGGCGCTGTTGCTGGCCGAGTTCGGCATCTTCCACCTCTGGCTGCTGGCGGGCCTGCTGGCGGTGATCTGTGCTGTGCTCTGGCGCGGCAGCCGTCCCGTTGCTCCGCGCCATGCGCCGCGGCAGGCGCAGCAGCTGGGCCTGATCGCCGGGCAGAGTCTCAACATGCATGCCCTGCGCGCGGGCTGGCGCGCGCGCCTGGCGGCATTGCGCTTCGACCATGGCTTGGTGCTGATCGCGCTGGTCTTTGCCCTCCTGGTGGCGCGGCCGTTCGAAGTGGTGCGTGGCGGCCTGGATGCAGGCGTGTACGCCAATACCGGCGTAGCAATCGCGCGCACCGGCGGCATCGTCCAGTACGATCCGATCGTTGCCGCCATCGGGCAACGCGCCGCGGCGGGCGATGTCTTTGCGCAGCAGATCGAGAGCAACGTGCTGGGCGTGCAGAGCGCCAAGCGCATGCTGGCGACGCGCGTGCGCAACGCCGGTTTCGCGATCAACAGCGGCGAGCTGGCGAGTGGTCGCGTCGTACCGCAGTTTTTCCATCTCTGGCCCGCGTGGATCGCCATCTTTGTGGCGCTGCTCGGTCCGGCGCAGGGGCTGGTGGCTACCGGCGCCGCCGGCTTGCTGGGCGTGGTGCTGCTGGGGCTGATCGCTCGGCGCATCGCCGGCGCGGCGGTTGGCCTGCTGGCCGCGGCGTTTTTGGCGTTGATGACGCCGCAGGTCTGGTTTAGCCGGATGACGACCTCGGAGGCGTTGGCACAGGCGCTGCTGCTGAGCGGTCTGTGGGCCTTTTTGCTGTTCAACGAGGCCTCGTCGCGCCGCGAGCGCGTCTGGTGGGGAGCGCTTGTCGGCGCCGCCTTCGGGCAGCTTGCCCTGACGCGCATCGATTTTTTCTGGGCGGTGGTGCCGACCGCGGCGCTGCTGCTCTACGTGGCGCTGACGCGGCGCTGGCATGTCGGTCATACGGCGCTGGCGCTGGTGTTGGGCGGGCTGCTGCTCCACACCACGCTGCACACGCTGCTGATCGCGCGCGCCTATTTCTTCGATACCGCTTATGCGCGCCTGCAGGATTTCGCGCTGACCATTCACCTGAGTCTGCCGTTTCTCAGCCCCGAGTTGCGGGAGCGCTTCACCAATCGCATCGGCAGCAAGTACCAGATCTGGTGGCGTCTGTGGGCTGAATTGGGCGTGCTGCTGGCGTTGGCGCTGGCGCTGCTGGCGCTCTGGCGCCGGCCGCGTCCGCTGCATGCTGTCGAGCGCTGGGCGCTGCGCCACCAACGCTGGCTGCGCGGCGGCCTGGTGGTTGCGCTGGCCTGGCTGGCTGCCTATGCCTACCTGATCCGCCCTGAAATTCTGAACCGCGAGGTGCTGAGCGCGCCGCTGCGTTCCGACAACTGGCTGCGTCTGCAGGGCTATGTCGGCGCGCCGATCGAGGTGCCGATCGCCAAATATTGCGATGGCGATCGGGAGCGCAGCGATCCGACGCAACCCTGCAAAGAGACCGAGATCATCGCGCTGGCCAACATGGTACGCTTTGGCTGGTATCTCTCGCCGCTGGGCGTGCTGCTCGGTGTGGTGGGCGGACTGTGGCTGTGGTGGCGTGCCGATCGGCGCACCTGGCTGCTGCTGACGGTAGCGACCTGCTACCTGATCTTCTACATTCGCCTGCTGTACGGCACCAGCGATCAGACGTACATCTATATTCTGCGGCGCTATGTGCCGCTGGGCTATCCCGCCTTTGCTCTGGGCATGGCCGTGGCGATCGGCTGGATCGCCGGTTGGGGCGCGCGCCGCAGGTGGTGGCGCGCCGGCCTGGCCGCCGGATTGGCGCTGAGCCTGGTGTTGTTCTTTGTGGTCACCGGGCGCACGGTGTATGCGCACACCGAGTACGAAGGCGCGCTGGAACAGATCGCGCAGCTCAGTCGCCTGCTCGGCGCCGAGGATGTGGTGCTGGTGCGCGGCGGCGACGCCGGCGATGTCGCTGTGCGCAACACTCCCGATCTGGTCGCCACGCCGCTGACCTACATCTACGGCCATCACGCCTTGCCGGTCAAGGGGCGGCAGCCGGCCAGATACGCCGCCGCCTTTGCCGA encodes:
- a CDS encoding zinc-binding dehydrogenase, producing the protein MSRVLVIQAPGVISFSAEPLPALQAHDVLVRTLFSGISTGTELTAYRGSNPYLHKRWDAHRRLFVADGAPHFAYPLAGWGYEEVGAVIAVGSAVGDVAIGQRVYGAWGHRSHAVLSAEHARTHRLPAQIEPILGVFARIGAIALNGILDAQINLGETVAVFGLGVVGQLAAQLARLSGAEVIGIDLHAARLELAQRLGAATVLAAGEGHVAERIKELTQGRGADVCIEASGSTAALHEAIRACAYASRVVALGFFQGEARDLWLGEEFHHNRITLVCSQIGGVRPDLSQRWDRLRLESTFMRLLAEARIQARPLITHVVPVEQAAALFALLDRHPETALQTVLAFGDEGEQDGAGPRPASPPPAGSADRPPPSA
- a CDS encoding glycosyltransferase family 39 protein — translated: MHSWLTLLHVALGAPLIFYLPGYLLERCWLGAAAPLVGLERQVGRIVVSGLLSGWLALLLAEFGIFHLWLLAGLLAVICAVLWRGSRPVAPRHAPRQAQQLGLIAGQSLNMHALRAGWRARLAALRFDHGLVLIALVFALLVARPFEVVRGGLDAGVYANTGVAIARTGGIVQYDPIVAAIGQRAAAGDVFAQQIESNVLGVQSAKRMLATRVRNAGFAINSGELASGRVVPQFFHLWPAWIAIFVALLGPAQGLVATGAAGLLGVVLLGLIARRIAGAAVGLLAAAFLALMTPQVWFSRMTTSEALAQALLLSGLWAFLLFNEASSRRERVWWGALVGAAFGQLALTRIDFFWAVVPTAALLLYVALTRRWHVGHTALALVLGGLLLHTTLHTLLIARAYFFDTAYARLQDFALTIHLSLPFLSPELRERFTNRIGSKYQIWWRLWAELGVLLALALALLALWRRPRPLHAVERWALRHQRWLRGGLVVALAWLAAYAYLIRPEILNREVLSAPLRSDNWLRLQGYVGAPIEVPIAKYCDGDRERSDPTQPCKETEIIALANMVRFGWYLSPLGVLLGVVGGLWLWWRADRRTWLLLTVATCYLIFYIRLLYGTSDQTYIYILRRYVPLGYPAFALGMAVAIGWIAGWGARRRWWRAGLAAGLALSLVLFFVVTGRTVYAHTEYEGALEQIAQLSRLLGAEDVVLVRGGDAGDVAVRNTPDLVATPLTYIYGHHALPVKGRQPARYAAAFADQVTRWRSEGRRVFLLLAASGGDLLFPGYAPRPVTIWTLRLREFQQLEQQKPKLSYVNEVPFQLYELVPAAEVTPALTLGPDDTAAQVAGFYRSELPAPDEPRGAWTDGMAVLRLPVAAQGRLLRLEVSGGSRPAAVAAPRLCVDALAEPIPYPNGDLARLPPEVVGWRELRCVTLERAPTALEVVLPDRAGAGAVLIRLRSDTWVPRLTPPDAGEPPALDGRRLGIRFFGATIIPAGQAGGAP